The Candidatus Cloacimonadota bacterium genome has a window encoding:
- a CDS encoding PASTA domain-containing protein, protein MPSEKTTKIWLSIGIGAGIIFLTAFLTSQVIFPFIFRSPKELEVPNLIGKSFADARRSLENMGIHAVVKDSIWSETERVGTILEQEPAPGGMLRSEGTIYVRVSRGSQQVGVPSVIGQSYHEAYYLLLNAGLKGVVRDSLYSGSYIANTVIRCHPESGSKVEKGSIVHLTLSRGPEPVIETGSESPDGFFDYSEDSF, encoded by the coding sequence TTGCCCAGCGAGAAAACGACTAAAATCTGGCTCAGCATCGGTATCGGCGCGGGAATCATTTTCCTAACCGCCTTTTTGACCAGCCAGGTGATTTTTCCCTTTATTTTCCGTTCCCCTAAAGAGCTTGAGGTTCCAAACCTGATTGGAAAAAGCTTTGCCGATGCGCGTAGAAGCTTGGAAAACATGGGCATTCACGCCGTGGTGAAGGATTCCATCTGGAGCGAAACCGAGAGGGTGGGCACCATTTTGGAACAAGAGCCCGCGCCCGGGGGAATGCTGCGTTCGGAAGGAACCATCTACGTTCGTGTGAGCCGCGGTTCCCAGCAGGTTGGTGTTCCCTCCGTAATCGGACAAAGCTATCATGAGGCCTACTATTTGCTTTTAAATGCCGGCTTGAAAGGCGTTGTGCGTGATTCGCTCTATTCCGGCAGCTACATCGCGAACACGGTTATCCGCTGCCATCCTGAATCCGGCTCCAAGGTGGAAAAAGGCAGCATTGTTCATCTGACTCTCAGCCGGGGCCCCGAACCGGTTATTGAAACCGGATCCGAGTCTCCCGATGGATTTTTTGATTATAGCGAAGATTCTTTCTAA
- the ruvA gene encoding Holliday junction branch migration protein RuvA, translating to MIHSIKGILLHKDPVNAVLETASGLSYELLIPISTFELLPSLGESCQLFTHLHVSQDDIRLFGFASEGERELYRQLNRVSGIGPKTALSIISTLPIATFVKAIERDETAILTKIPGIGMKSAQRLIIELKGKLRHILDIAEPGGPDLPSSKADEVESALQTLGFNAREVRQELSLMGEEAQALNAEQLIKEVIRRLYQRSK from the coding sequence ATGATACATTCCATCAAGGGAATCCTCCTCCACAAAGACCCGGTCAACGCCGTTCTGGAAACAGCTTCCGGGCTTTCCTACGAACTTCTCATCCCCATCAGCACCTTCGAGCTTTTGCCATCTTTGGGGGAAAGCTGCCAGCTTTTCACCCATCTCCATGTTTCCCAGGACGATATCCGCCTCTTCGGCTTTGCCAGCGAGGGAGAACGTGAACTTTACAGACAACTGAACCGCGTTTCCGGAATTGGACCCAAAACGGCGCTTTCCATCATTTCCACCCTGCCGATTGCAACCTTTGTGAAAGCCATCGAACGCGACGAAACCGCCATCCTCACAAAGATTCCGGGGATTGGGATGAAAAGCGCGCAACGTTTGATTATTGAATTGAAGGGAAAGCTGCGCCACATTTTGGATATCGCCGAACCGGGCGGACCGGATTTGCCCTCCTCCAAAGCCGACGAAGTGGAAAGCGCGTTGCAAACCCTTGGTTTTAACGCCAGGGAAGTGAGGCAGGAACTTAGTTTGATGGGCGAGGAAGCCCAAGCCTTGAACGCCGAACAGCTCATCAAAGAGGTAATCCGTCGCCTCTACCAAAGAAGCAAATAA
- the rsmB gene encoding 16S rRNA (cytosine(967)-C(5))-methyltransferase RsmB, whose protein sequence is MLRTQAYQTILKVLKDNAFSDTLLHQKAKRLKSNRENLALFYNMVKGVVKLKGKLDYILSQYADPVKFKTTDLKIKVWLYLGLYQLLYLDSIPAHAAINETVELAKNMLGDKVGDFVNAVLRAWQRNPEVTWPSDPVERIASEHSYPPGLIKDWIELWGEEDAEYLAIWFNENPTLHLRVNQVATTPQKLIQYFAKRDTVLTPSQVGKMSLLADAAETVLDDVAFSEGYYSVQDTSSALVVELLDPQKDDNILDLFAAPGGKCTYIAEIMQNTGEIVAVDKIPSKMKLLKQAANRLQLTNIKMVVSDAFKYGPVAPAYDRVLVDAPCSGWGVFGRKADLRWQARHDIPQLIKLQERALETAANFVRPDGIMVYSTCTMNPEENQRQVEKFLARNPRFSLLDASKYIPKDMVSDKMFRSLPFRHNMDGAFAAKMKKRS, encoded by the coding sequence ATGTTGAGAACCCAGGCTTACCAAACCATTCTTAAAGTCTTGAAAGACAACGCTTTTTCGGACACGCTTCTGCACCAAAAAGCCAAACGCCTGAAAAGCAACCGGGAAAACCTGGCGCTTTTTTACAACATGGTGAAGGGCGTGGTGAAGCTGAAGGGCAAGCTGGACTATATTCTCTCCCAATATGCTGACCCGGTGAAGTTTAAAACCACCGATCTCAAAATCAAGGTTTGGCTCTACCTGGGGCTCTACCAGCTTCTGTATCTGGATTCCATCCCCGCCCATGCCGCCATCAACGAAACTGTGGAACTGGCAAAAAACATGCTGGGCGACAAGGTTGGCGATTTTGTAAATGCCGTCCTGCGTGCCTGGCAGAGGAATCCAGAAGTCACCTGGCCCAGCGACCCGGTTGAACGCATCGCCAGCGAACATTCCTATCCGCCTGGATTGATTAAGGATTGGATTGAACTTTGGGGCGAGGAAGACGCAGAATATCTCGCCATTTGGTTCAACGAAAACCCAACCCTCCACCTGCGCGTGAACCAGGTTGCCACCACCCCACAAAAGCTAATTCAATATTTTGCGAAGCGGGACACCGTTTTAACACCTTCGCAGGTGGGTAAGATGAGCCTGTTGGCAGATGCAGCGGAAACGGTTTTGGACGATGTCGCTTTTTCGGAAGGCTATTATTCCGTGCAGGACACATCCTCGGCTTTGGTGGTGGAACTGCTTGACCCGCAAAAGGATGACAATATCCTGGATCTTTTCGCCGCGCCCGGCGGAAAGTGTACCTACATCGCGGAAATCATGCAAAACACCGGTGAAATCGTGGCGGTGGATAAAATCCCCAGCAAGATGAAACTGCTCAAACAAGCCGCCAACCGGCTTCAGCTTACAAACATCAAAATGGTGGTGAGCGACGCTTTCAAATATGGACCCGTGGCTCCTGCCTACGACCGGGTTTTGGTGGACGCTCCCTGTTCCGGCTGGGGTGTTTTTGGGCGCAAAGCCGATTTGCGTTGGCAGGCGCGGCACGACATTCCCCAGCTCATCAAACTTCAGGAGCGAGCCTTGGAAACAGCGGCGAATTTTGTTCGTCCCGATGGTATAATGGTCTATTCCACTTGCACTATGAATCCTGAGGAAAACCAGCGTCAGGTTGAAAAATTCCTTGCCCGGAATCCACGCTTCAGTTTGTTGGACGCTTCAAAGTATATTCCCAAGGACATGGTTTCCGACAAAATGTTTCGCAGCCTGCCTTTCCGTCATAATATGGATGGCGCCTTCGCTGCCAAAATGAAAAAAAGGAGTTAG
- a CDS encoding prepilin peptidase — protein MAVLGAALGSFFNVVIDRVPQGKSIVKPPSHCGSCGTQLPASQNIPIYTYIVQKGRCKNCGAKIHWHHLVVEIATPLLFMALALVYGAGNLAFWKFAVMFGFLIPIFFIDAFHQLIPLVLSLPMVAVGLIFSFAQSSFRFKDFFWVYLLPTLLLFFFLYALALTWEKIFKKEGLGGGDVILIPALAAYFGAIHIPFVILLASILGIIYFLAFVRKPNQVFAFGPFLAFTGVVWALVGEILLFTLGFRL, from the coding sequence ATAGCTGTCCTTGGCGCCGCTTTGGGCAGCTTTTTTAATGTGGTGATAGACCGCGTTCCGCAGGGAAAATCCATCGTCAAACCTCCTTCCCACTGTGGTTCTTGTGGAACCCAGCTTCCCGCTTCGCAAAATATCCCCATCTATACTTACATCGTTCAAAAGGGGCGTTGTAAAAATTGTGGGGCCAAAATCCATTGGCATCATCTGGTTGTGGAAATCGCCACGCCGTTGTTGTTTATGGCGCTGGCGCTGGTTTATGGCGCGGGAAATCTGGCATTCTGGAAGTTCGCGGTGATGTTCGGATTCCTCATCCCCATCTTTTTCATCGACGCTTTTCATCAGCTCATTCCGCTGGTCTTGTCTTTGCCGATGGTGGCTGTGGGATTGATTTTCAGTTTCGCGCAAAGCTCTTTCAGGTTCAAGGATTTCTTTTGGGTTTATCTACTGCCGACCTTGTTACTTTTCTTTTTTCTCTACGCCTTGGCTCTGACTTGGGAAAAGATTTTCAAAAAAGAGGGTTTGGGCGGTGGTGATGTTATCCTGATACCCGCGCTGGCGGCGTATTTTGGCGCCATCCACATACCCTTTGTCATTCTGTTGGCATCCATTTTAGGGATTATCTATTTCCTGGCTTTCGTGCGTAAACCAAACCAGGTTTTCGCCTTCGGACCGTTTTTGGCGTTCACGGGCGTAGTTTGGGCTCTGGTGGGCGAGATTCTTTTATTTACCCTGGGCTTCAGGCTCTAA
- a CDS encoding FMN-binding protein produces the protein MENKTSFFDKPIWPVLFVLILSLVFVGILAVMYRASEPRIKRQQREAYEKTILSLAADSLASLSGLQAQALESDYPTSYKNHIGTLDEDSFARKAFEVKYDGTPIAYVFDVGGKGLWGTMRALVATSLDLQTLLGLNVYDQSETPGLGGRIEEEWFTSQFKGKPILDNSSPIEFEMVPEGQKEIKPQQLRQITGATITSKAVVDMIRGELAQIAKSRTEEGK, from the coding sequence ATGGAAAACAAAACCAGCTTTTTCGACAAACCCATCTGGCCTGTTCTTTTCGTGTTGATACTCAGCCTGGTTTTTGTGGGGATTCTGGCTGTGATGTATCGTGCCAGCGAGCCGCGCATCAAAAGACAACAGCGTGAAGCCTACGAAAAAACCATCCTCAGCCTGGCGGCGGACAGCCTCGCCAGCCTCAGCGGATTACAGGCTCAGGCTCTTGAATCCGACTATCCAACCAGTTACAAAAACCACATCGGCACTCTCGACGAAGATAGTTTCGCGCGCAAAGCCTTTGAAGTGAAATATGATGGCACGCCCATAGCTTACGTGTTCGATGTCGGTGGCAAGGGACTTTGGGGCACAATGCGCGCTCTTGTCGCCACCAGCCTGGACCTCCAAACCCTCCTGGGCTTGAATGTTTACGACCAATCCGAAACTCCCGGACTGGGTGGACGCATCGAGGAAGAATGGTTCACCTCCCAGTTCAAGGGCAAACCCATTCTTGATAATTCAAGCCCCATCGAGTTTGAAATGGTGCCGGAAGGCCAAAAGGAAATCAAACCTCAACAGCTTCGCCAGATTACAGGAGCCACCATCACCAGCAAAGCCGTGGTGGATATGATTCGCGGTGAACTGGCCCAAATCGCCAAATCCAGAACGGAGGAAGGCAAATGA
- a CDS encoding NADH:ubiquinone reductase (Na(+)-transporting) subunit E (Part of the NQR complex which consists of NqrA, NqrB, NqrC, NqrD, NqrE and NqrF; NQR complex catalyzes the reduction of ubiquinone-1 to ubiquinol by two successive reactions, coupled with the transport of Na(+) ions from the cytoplasm to the periplasm; NqrE is probably involved in the second step, the conversion of ubisemiquinone to ubiquinol.) produces MEISAFLLFWAAIFTSNILLTNFLGMCSYLSVSKEVESSLGLGIAVSFVLVFTTALNWLAYHYLLVPFHIEYLQYIVFIIVIAAFVQLLELLIERFTPALYYSLGIFLPLITVNCAIFGVSLFMVIRNYNFLQSIAYGFGSGLGWLLAILMLAGLRGKLREKMVPAGLRGTGISLIITGIMALAFVGFSGIAPIQ; encoded by the coding sequence ATGGAAATATCCGCTTTTCTGCTCTTTTGGGCCGCGATTTTCACCAGCAACATCCTGCTCACAAACTTTCTGGGCATGTGTTCCTACCTTTCCGTGTCGAAGGAAGTGGAATCCTCTCTCGGGCTTGGCATTGCGGTTTCCTTCGTGTTGGTTTTCACCACCGCGCTGAACTGGCTTGCCTACCACTATCTGCTTGTGCCGTTTCACATTGAATATCTGCAATACATCGTTTTCATCATCGTGATTGCGGCTTTTGTGCAGCTTTTGGAGCTTCTCATCGAGCGTTTCACCCCGGCTTTATACTATTCCCTGGGCATCTTTTTGCCTCTCATCACGGTGAATTGCGCCATCTTCGGCGTCAGCCTTTTCATGGTGATTCGCAACTACAATTTCCTGCAATCCATTGCCTATGGTTTCGGCAGCGGACTGGGCTGGCTTTTGGCCATCCTGATGCTGGCTGGTCTCAGGGGCAAATTGCGTGAAAAGATGGTCCCCGCCGGCCTGCGTGGAACCGGCATCAGCCTCATCATCACAGGCATCATGGCGCTGGCGTTCGTCGGTTTTTCCGGCATCGCGCCCATCCAATAA
- a CDS encoding 2Fe-2S iron-sulfur cluster binding domain-containing protein, translating into MLSIILKDIGVITGVSGILAILLVIAERWLNNYGDCKINVNDKRELTVKGGSSLLNSLSEAQVFLPSACGGRGSCGACKCKVLEGGGPVLPTEKPFLSEAELADHVRLSCQVKVKSDVSIVIPESIFNIREFKSVVTEIIDYTYDIKGFTFELEPGETIDFQAGQYVQLISEPYDKVKQGVTRAYSISSKPDTNNAIQLIIRLVPEGICSTWAHTQLKVGDKVRFTGPYGDFYLRDTDADILFVAGGSGKAPIKSMLEHLAVTGTNRKMTYFFGARTPKDLYLTEEMESFEKVFDDFAYVPVLSHAEPSDNWKGKTGFVMPFFKDAIRDPKNTEAYLCGSPGMIGAVTKSLTELGVPKEKIYFDSFG; encoded by the coding sequence ATGTTAAGCATCATTTTGAAAGATATCGGAGTGATAACCGGCGTCAGCGGAATCCTGGCAATTTTGCTGGTCATCGCGGAACGCTGGCTGAATAACTATGGCGATTGCAAAATCAATGTGAACGACAAGCGCGAACTCACCGTAAAAGGTGGCAGCAGCCTGCTGAATTCGCTCAGCGAAGCCCAGGTTTTTTTACCCTCCGCCTGCGGTGGAAGGGGAAGCTGTGGCGCCTGTAAATGCAAGGTTTTAGAGGGCGGCGGTCCTGTTTTGCCAACCGAAAAACCCTTTTTGAGCGAGGCCGAACTGGCAGACCACGTTCGTCTCAGTTGTCAGGTCAAGGTGAAAAGCGATGTCAGCATCGTGATTCCTGAAAGCATTTTCAACATTCGTGAATTTAAAAGCGTGGTCACCGAAATCATCGATTACACTTACGATATTAAAGGCTTCACCTTCGAACTGGAACCCGGCGAAACCATCGATTTCCAAGCCGGACAATATGTTCAACTCATTTCCGAACCATACGACAAGGTGAAACAGGGCGTCACCCGCGCCTATTCAATCTCTTCCAAACCGGACACCAACAACGCCATCCAACTCATCATCCGCCTGGTTCCGGAAGGGATTTGCAGCACCTGGGCCCACACCCAACTCAAGGTGGGGGACAAAGTTCGCTTCACCGGCCCCTACGGGGATTTCTATCTGCGCGACACCGATGCCGACATCCTTTTTGTGGCGGGCGGCTCTGGCAAAGCGCCCATCAAATCCATGCTTGAACATCTGGCTGTGACTGGCACCAACCGCAAGATGACCTACTTTTTTGGAGCCCGCACCCCCAAAGACCTCTATCTCACCGAAGAGATGGAATCCTTTGAAAAAGTGTTCGACGATTTTGCCTACGTGCCGGTGCTTTCACACGCCGAGCCCAGCGATAATTGGAAAGGCAAAACCGGCTTCGTCATGCCATTTTTCAAGGACGCCATCCGCGACCCCAAGAACACGGAAGCCTACCTCTGTGGCAGCCCAGGCATGATTGGCGCCGTAACCAAATCCCTCACAGAATTGGGCGTACCCAAGGAAAAAATCTATTTTGACAGTTTTGGATGA
- a CDS encoding NADH:ubiquinone reductase (Na(+)-transporting) subunit D, producing the protein MTRKQIFINSAFTENAVWKQILGICSSLAVTNLMLNSLIMGLGVTFALALSCLTVSLIREYTPRSVRMIAQTLIMAAYVIMVDILLKAFLPQVSKQLGPYVGLIITNCILMGRLEAFASKNPPLDSVIDGIGAGFGYTLVLLLISFVRELFGFGTLFGFRILGSWWTNWSIMVMAPSAFFLLALLIWIVNNKYYKVV; encoded by the coding sequence ATGACCCGCAAACAGATTTTCATCAATTCCGCTTTCACAGAAAACGCCGTCTGGAAGCAAATCCTGGGTATCTGTTCATCTCTGGCTGTCACGAACCTGATGCTGAACAGCCTCATCATGGGCCTGGGAGTCACCTTCGCGCTGGCGCTTTCCTGTCTGACTGTTTCATTGATTAGGGAATACACGCCCCGCAGCGTGCGCATGATTGCTCAAACCCTGATTATGGCGGCTTATGTGATTATGGTGGATATCCTCCTCAAAGCTTTTTTGCCTCAGGTGAGCAAGCAGCTCGGTCCCTACGTTGGCCTCATCATCACAAACTGCATCCTGATGGGACGCCTGGAAGCCTTCGCTTCAAAAAACCCGCCTCTGGATTCGGTGATAGATGGAATCGGCGCCGGATTTGGCTACACCCTCGTGCTTTTGCTTATCTCGTTCGTGCGCGAGCTGTTCGGTTTTGGAACCCTGTTTGGTTTTAGAATCCTTGGCTCCTGGTGGACAAACTGGAGCATCATGGTGATGGCGCCCAGCGCGTTTTTCCTTCTGGCGCTGCTCATCTGGATTGTAAACAACAAATATTACAAGGTGGTCTAA
- a CDS encoding RnfABCDGE type electron transport complex subunit D: MKIKDLILKQAVMNKVLYALIPLLIFAIYIYGWRAAAVVLVSNLAAFATEYLFIRTKKGGKVSMAVFVTGTLLAMTLPPTIPLWMAALGSVVAIAFGKMVFGGFGANPFNPAILGRTFIYVSFPQQMTVSWVKPFLMDSFPGGFARWSMDSALETGATILGQFRQGIPATTTFMDTFLGFEAGSLGETSALLIILAGIYLLVTKAAKWIPMLSTLLSIIVFNLIFYPGENPLFMLCAGGALFGIVFMVTDPISQPKGALALWIFGILTGFLTVFIRRFSLFAEGFMFALLIANSLMPIIEHGLKSLPKKKEAV; the protein is encoded by the coding sequence TTGAAGATAAAAGACCTAATCCTGAAACAGGCCGTGATGAACAAGGTGCTCTATGCGCTTATCCCGCTGTTGATTTTTGCCATCTATATTTATGGCTGGCGCGCGGCGGCGGTGGTGCTGGTATCGAACTTGGCGGCCTTTGCCACGGAATATCTTTTTATTCGAACCAAAAAAGGCGGAAAGGTCTCCATGGCTGTGTTTGTGACCGGAACGCTTTTGGCGATGACGCTTCCACCAACCATCCCGCTGTGGATGGCAGCTTTGGGCAGTGTGGTGGCGATTGCTTTTGGAAAAATGGTGTTTGGCGGTTTCGGCGCCAACCCCTTCAACCCCGCCATTTTAGGACGCACCTTCATCTACGTCTCATTTCCCCAGCAAATGACGGTGTCTTGGGTAAAACCATTCCTGATGGACAGCTTTCCCGGTGGATTTGCCCGTTGGAGCATGGATTCCGCGCTTGAAACCGGAGCCACCATTTTGGGTCAGTTCCGTCAGGGTATCCCTGCCACCACTACATTTATGGACACTTTCTTAGGTTTTGAAGCCGGCTCTCTGGGTGAAACCTCCGCTTTGCTGATTATCCTGGCTGGCATCTATTTGCTGGTCACCAAAGCGGCAAAATGGATTCCCATGCTTTCCACGCTGCTCAGCATCATCGTTTTCAACCTGATTTTTTACCCCGGTGAAAACCCGCTGTTCATGCTCTGCGCGGGTGGAGCGCTGTTTGGCATCGTGTTCATGGTCACAGACCCCATCTCTCAGCCAAAGGGTGCTTTAGCCTTGTGGATATTCGGCATCCTCACCGGTTTTCTAACTGTGTTTATCCGCCGTTTTTCTCTGTTCGCGGAAGGCTTCATGTTCGCGCTTTTGATTGCGAATTCGCTGATGCCCATCATCGAACACGGTTTGAAATCTTTGCCGAAGAAGAAGGAGGCGGTCTAA